The Faecalibacterium sp. I3-3-33 DNA window GCGTTGACCAGCGTACCGTCCGGGTTGCCGGGTGCAGGATGCACTACCATGCCCTTGGGTTTGTTGACCACCAGCAGGTGGGCGTCCTCGTAGACGATGTCCAGCGGGATATCCTGCGGCACGGCCTCGATGGGCTTTGCGTCAGGGATCTCCAGCAGCACGGTGTCCCCTGCCTTGAGCTTCAGGCTTTTTGCAACAGTTTTGCCGTTGCACTGCACATGCCCCTCGGCCACCAGCGCCTGCAGCGCCGAGCGGGACAGGCCGGTGTCCTCGCCGCTGAGAAAGCGGTCGATGCGCTGCCCGGCAGTCTCCTGCTCTACGATAAATTCACGCTGTTCCATGATTTACTGCTCCTTGGCGGCATCATCGGCGTGGACTTCGTCCAGAAAAATCACCAGCACCCACAGCGCCACACCCACACAGACGCAGATATCTGCAAAATTGAACACGGCAAAGCGCATGAACAGCAGGTTGATGTAGTCCACTACCTCACCGTTGAGCACGCGGTCGATCAGGTTGCCGATGCCGCCGCCCAGCACCAGCACCAGCGCTGCCTGCTGCAAGCGCTTGCCGCGGCTGCGGAAAAACAGGCCGTAGGCCACCGCCAGCAGCGCTGCACTTGTGGCAATGATCAGGAACAGCTGCTTGCCGCTGAGCAGGCTGAAAGCCATGCCCTGATTGAGCACGAACCGCAGCTCCACTACATGGGGAATGAACGGCATCGCGCCTACCGGCTGCAAAGCCTGCACCGCCCAAAGCTTGATCAGCTGGTCAATACCGACCAGTGCCGCCACAGCCGCCAGATTGAAGAGTACAAATGCCATTAGCTACCTCGTTTCTGTTATAAAAAACGGCGCTCCCCGGTCAAGGGAGCGCCGCCCTTTTACAAAACAGATTTGTATTTATGCGGGACGCTTATGCTTCCACAACGCTGGCGCAGCGTGCGCACAGGGTGGGGTGTGCGGGGTGGCTGCCGATGGAGGCAGAGTACTTCCAGCAGCGCTCGCACTTGTCGCCGGTTGCGTGTGCAGCTGCAACGCCCAGCCCCTCGACAGCGCTGGCAGCGCCGCCCTCACCCTTGACCAGCTCCACATGGGAGACGATCATCAGGTCGGCCAGCTCGTCCATGGGGATGCTGTTCAGCAGGTCATAGACGGCATCGTTGCAGTACAGAGTGACGGAAGCTTCCAGAGAAGCACCGATCAGCTTTTCAGCACGGGCCTGC harbors:
- the lspA gene encoding signal peptidase II, coding for MAFVLFNLAAVAALVGIDQLIKLWAVQALQPVGAMPFIPHVVELRFVLNQGMAFSLLSGKQLFLIIATSAALLAVAYGLFFRSRGKRLQQAALVLVLGGGIGNLIDRVLNGEVVDYINLLFMRFAVFNFADICVCVGVALWVLVIFLDEVHADDAAKEQ